Within the Leptolyngbyaceae cyanobacterium genome, the region TCTCCGATGGCTTTTCCCGGCTTATATCCGCAAGAAATAGCAGCAAGGGAAATTGAATGGTGGAAAATCTTGGTAACTAAAAGCTTTGAAACTGCTGGAGCGATTGACAAATTTACTGATTTTTCTGGTTTCTTTGATGAATTATACGCTTATTTTGCTACAGCCGAGCCTTGGTTTATTTACTCCGACGTACTGCCAACTTTAAAACAATGGCAAAAATTAGGTGTAGAGCTAGGAATAGTGTCTAATTTTGATTCCCGCATTTACTCTGTATTATCAACGTTGAACTTATTAGATTTTTTTACTTCTATTACTATTTCCACAGAAGTGGGGGCAGCCAAACCAGAATCGCAGATGTTTTTTCAAGCTTTAGAAAAGCATTGCTGTCCAGCCGACGCAGCTTGGCATATCGGTGATAGTTACAAAGAAGATTATCAAGGAGCAAAAGCAGCAGGTTTAAAAGCGATTTGGCTGAACAGAAGCTGACTTTTTTTGTAAGATATACAAGCAAAGCTGATTTACTGAGTTTCTGATGACTTACAAATTATTATTTGTCTGCTTGGGTAACATTTGTCGATCGCCATCGGCAGAGAATATCATGAAACATCTCATCGAACGAGAAGGGTTAAGCGATCGCATTATTTGCGACTCTGCTGGCACTTCTAGCTATCATATTGGCAGTTCCCCAGACAGACGCATGACTGCGGCAGCACAAATGAGAGGAATTAAGCTAGAAGGAAAAGCCCGTCAGTTCACAAAGGCAGATTTTGAGGAATTTGATTTAATTTTGGCGATGGATCGGGAAAATTATCAAAACATCCTTTACCTCGATCCCAATGGTAAGTATCGAGACAAAGTACGTCTAATGTGTGACTTTTGCACTCGTCATCACATTAAAGAAGTACCAGACCCTTACTATGGTGGGCCAGAAGGATTTAACCAAGTAA harbors:
- a CDS encoding HAD family hydrolase; its protein translation is MNKPKVIFLDAVGTLFSVKSSVGEIYSEAANRFGVEVSAAALNKAFYKSYQESSPMAFPGLYPQEIAAREIEWWKILVTKSFETAGAIDKFTDFSGFFDELYAYFATAEPWFIYSDVLPTLKQWQKLGVELGIVSNFDSRIYSVLSTLNLLDFFTSITISTEVGAAKPESQMFFQALEKHCCPADAAWHIGDSYKEDYQGAKAAGLKAIWLNRS
- a CDS encoding low molecular weight protein-tyrosine-phosphatase — protein: MTYKLLFVCLGNICRSPSAENIMKHLIEREGLSDRIICDSAGTSSYHIGSSPDRRMTAAAQMRGIKLEGKARQFTKADFEEFDLILAMDRENYQNILYLDPNGKYRDKVRLMCDFCTRHHIKEVPDPYYGGPEGFNQVIDILLDACEGLLEYIVKN